In one window of Epinephelus fuscoguttatus linkage group LG20, E.fuscoguttatus.final_Chr_v1 DNA:
- the cdk5r1b gene encoding cyclin-dependent kinase 5 activator 1b isoform X1 codes for MGTVLSLSPSYRKAALFEDGPATVGHYTAVQNSKNAKDKNLKRHSLINVLPWKRIVAVSAKKKGSKKVQPNGTYQNNVTHLNNENLKKSQSCANLSTFTQDQSTPALTKSSNNTASSVKKAPLTNSSVAPGTPKRVIVQASTSELLRCLGEFLCRRCYRLKHLSPTDPVLWLRSVDRSLLLQGWQDQGFITPANVVFVYMLCRDVVSSEVATEHELQAVLLTCLYLSYSYMGNEISYPLKPFLVESSKETFWDRCLSIINLMSAKMLQINSDPHYFTQVFADLKNESQKEEERSRLLIGLDRRVRAIA; via the exons ATGGGAACCGTGCTGTCTTTGTCACCCAGCTACCGAAAGGCGGCTCTCTTTGAGGATGGGCCGGCCACCGTGGGCCACTACACAGCTGTCCAGAACAGCAAGAACGCCAAAGACAAGAACCTGAAGCGCCACTCGCTCATCAACGTGCTCCCGTGGAAGCGGATTGTAGCGGTGTCAGCTAAGAAGAAAGGCTCCAAGAAGGTGCAGCCCAACGGCACCTACCAGAACAATGTCACCCACCTGAACAATGAGAACCTGAAGAAGTCGCAGTCATGCGCCAACCTGTCCACCTTCACCCAGGATCAGAGCACTCCGGCTCTCACCAAGAGCTCCAACAACACAGCATCGTCCGTCAAGAAGGCCCCCCTGACCAACTCCAGCGTGGCCCCAGGGACCCCTAAGAGAGTGATCGTCCAGGCCTCTACCAGTGAGCTGCTGCGCTGCCTCGGGGAGTTTCTGTGCCGGCGTTGCTACCGGCTGAAACACCTGTCACCCACTGACCCAGTGCTGTGGCTGCGCAGCGTGGACCGCTCCCTGTTGCTGCAGGGCTGGCAAGACCAGGGCTTCATCACCCCTGCAAACGTGGTCTTTGTCTACATGCTGTGCCGCGACGTGGTCTCCTCCGAGGTGGCCACGGAGCACGAGCTGCAGGCCGTGCTGCTCACCTGCCTCTACCTGTCTTACTCCTACATGGGCAACGAGATCTCCTACCCTCTCAAGCCCTTCTTAGTGGAGAGCTCCAAGGAGACCTTCTGGGACCGCTGCCTGTCCATCATCAACCTGATGAGCGCCAAGATGCTCCAGATCAACTCCGACCCGCACTACTTCACTCAGGTGTTCGCGGACCTGAAGAACGAGAgccagaaggaggaggagaggagccgCCTGCTCATTGGCCTGGACCG GAGAGTGAGGGCCATCGCCTGA
- the cdk5r1b gene encoding cyclin-dependent kinase 5 activator 1b isoform X2, producing MGTVLSLSPSYRKAALFEDGPATVGHYTAVQNSKNAKDKNLKRHSLINVLPWKRIVAVSAKKKGSKKVQPNGTYQNNVTHLNNENLKKSQSCANLSTFTQDQSTPALTKSSNNTASSVKKAPLTNSSVAPGTPKRVIVQASTSELLRCLGEFLCRRCYRLKHLSPTDPVLWLRSVDRSLLLQGWQDQGFITPANVVFVYMLCRDVVSSEVATEHELQAVLLTCLYLSYSYMGNEISYPLKPFLVESSKETFWDRCLSIINLMSAKMLQINSDPHYFTQVFADLKNESQKEEERSRLLIGLDR from the coding sequence ATGGGAACCGTGCTGTCTTTGTCACCCAGCTACCGAAAGGCGGCTCTCTTTGAGGATGGGCCGGCCACCGTGGGCCACTACACAGCTGTCCAGAACAGCAAGAACGCCAAAGACAAGAACCTGAAGCGCCACTCGCTCATCAACGTGCTCCCGTGGAAGCGGATTGTAGCGGTGTCAGCTAAGAAGAAAGGCTCCAAGAAGGTGCAGCCCAACGGCACCTACCAGAACAATGTCACCCACCTGAACAATGAGAACCTGAAGAAGTCGCAGTCATGCGCCAACCTGTCCACCTTCACCCAGGATCAGAGCACTCCGGCTCTCACCAAGAGCTCCAACAACACAGCATCGTCCGTCAAGAAGGCCCCCCTGACCAACTCCAGCGTGGCCCCAGGGACCCCTAAGAGAGTGATCGTCCAGGCCTCTACCAGTGAGCTGCTGCGCTGCCTCGGGGAGTTTCTGTGCCGGCGTTGCTACCGGCTGAAACACCTGTCACCCACTGACCCAGTGCTGTGGCTGCGCAGCGTGGACCGCTCCCTGTTGCTGCAGGGCTGGCAAGACCAGGGCTTCATCACCCCTGCAAACGTGGTCTTTGTCTACATGCTGTGCCGCGACGTGGTCTCCTCCGAGGTGGCCACGGAGCACGAGCTGCAGGCCGTGCTGCTCACCTGCCTCTACCTGTCTTACTCCTACATGGGCAACGAGATCTCCTACCCTCTCAAGCCCTTCTTAGTGGAGAGCTCCAAGGAGACCTTCTGGGACCGCTGCCTGTCCATCATCAACCTGATGAGCGCCAAGATGCTCCAGATCAACTCCGACCCGCACTACTTCACTCAGGTGTTCGCGGACCTGAAGAACGAGAgccagaaggaggaggagaggagccgCCTGCTCATTGGCCTGGACCGGTGA